Proteins encoded in a region of the Stieleria neptunia genome:
- the ffh gene encoding signal recognition particle protein, which produces MFDSLSDGLQSAFKSLRGKGKLTEGNMREGLDIVQRSLLEADVSYQVVQEFMGHVTERALGKKVLLSLRPEQELVRIVHDELVSILGPVDPSIHLKKDGATIIMLCGLQGSGKTTTCGKLAQLLIEQKIKPTLVAADLQRPAAIEQLKVIGEQLGVPVYSEPDNKNPVQVCKNGVAKAEADGSRVVILDTAGRLAIDEELMAELARIDKKVSPDQVYLVVDGMTGQDAVNSADAFNKSLELDGVVMTKLDGDARGGALLSVKHVTGVPIKFIGTGEHFDALEPFRPEGMAGRILQMGDIVAAAAEAHRIVDEKEREELEAKMASGDFTLDDFKNMMEKVSKPGLMGRMMGLMPGMGQFKDALESEEAAGGIRQTIGAINAMTAAERRNPKIIDASRRTRIAKGAGVQTPVISQLVKQFDIMKPLMQGMAGGSMMDRAKMMQQLQGAMASGNGSLDGMRVKKGTGKRLSNAERAKLRKQRDKLKRQKRRNKR; this is translated from the coding sequence GTGTTTGATTCCCTTTCAGACGGATTGCAATCGGCATTTAAGAGCTTGCGTGGCAAAGGCAAGCTGACCGAGGGCAATATGCGCGAGGGGTTGGACATCGTTCAGCGGTCTCTGCTGGAAGCGGATGTCAGTTATCAGGTGGTTCAGGAGTTCATGGGGCACGTGACCGAGCGGGCGCTCGGCAAAAAGGTGCTGCTGAGCCTGCGGCCGGAGCAAGAGCTGGTTCGCATCGTCCACGACGAGCTGGTTTCGATTTTGGGGCCGGTCGATCCGTCGATCCATCTGAAGAAAGATGGTGCGACGATCATCATGTTGTGCGGGTTGCAGGGGAGCGGAAAGACGACGACCTGCGGCAAGCTGGCGCAGTTGTTGATCGAGCAAAAAATCAAGCCGACGTTGGTGGCCGCAGACCTTCAGCGACCCGCGGCGATCGAACAATTGAAGGTGATCGGCGAGCAATTGGGCGTGCCGGTCTACAGCGAGCCGGACAACAAAAATCCCGTTCAAGTCTGCAAGAACGGTGTCGCCAAGGCCGAAGCGGACGGATCGCGGGTCGTGATTTTGGACACCGCCGGGCGTCTGGCCATCGACGAGGAGTTGATGGCGGAATTGGCGCGGATCGACAAAAAGGTCAGCCCGGATCAGGTCTACCTGGTGGTCGACGGGATGACCGGCCAGGATGCCGTCAACAGTGCCGACGCGTTCAACAAGTCGCTCGAGCTGGACGGGGTCGTGATGACCAAGTTGGACGGCGATGCCCGTGGCGGGGCGTTGTTGTCGGTCAAGCACGTCACCGGCGTGCCGATCAAATTTATCGGAACCGGCGAGCATTTTGACGCACTGGAGCCGTTTCGTCCCGAGGGGATGGCCGGCCGAATTTTGCAGATGGGCGACATCGTGGCCGCCGCCGCGGAAGCCCATCGGATCGTCGACGAGAAGGAACGCGAGGAGTTGGAGGCCAAAATGGCTTCCGGCGACTTCACGTTAGACGATTTTAAGAACATGATGGAGAAAGTCAGCAAGCCTGGCTTGATGGGCCGCATGATGGGCTTGATGCCCGGCATGGGGCAGTTCAAGGACGCTTTGGAAAGCGAAGAGGCGGCCGGGGGCATTCGGCAAACGATCGGCGCGATCAATGCCATGACCGCGGCCGAACGCCGGAATCCCAAAATCATCGACGCCTCGCGTCGGACGCGGATTGCCAAGGGTGCCGGCGTGCAAACGCCGGTGATCAGCCAGTTGGTCAAGCAGTTCGACATCATGAAACCGTTGATGCAGGGCATGGCCGGCGGCTCGATGATGGATCGGGCAAAGATGATGCAGCAGCTGCAGGGGGCGATGGCCAGTGGCAATGGCAGCCTGGACGGCATGCGTGTCAAAAAAGGCACCGGCAAGCGATTGTCAAACGCCGAACGCGCCAAGTTGCGAAAGCAGCGTGACAAGTTGAAGCGTCAAAAGCGACGAAACAAGAGATAG
- a CDS encoding GspE/PulE family protein, with the protein MNQPPQITPKVSASPPPIKDALQSDKTGSENIAFCDSIFAKAFKAGASDIHFEPFEQAFRVRMRVDGVLSQIAAGPAAEYPQLSSRVKVLSELDIAERRRPQEGRLKLVIDNRSIDYRVSSVPTRFGEKIVLRIVDATGLKADLTKLGMNPKEAQLMAQATGQQYGMCLVTGPTGSGKTTTLYSALNRLNQMDRNISTIEDPVEFDVFGITQINVKRELNMDFAQVLRLLLRQDPDVILVGEIRDTETAKTSFQAAMTGHMVLSTLHTNDTVSAIARLRDMEIEPFLITAGLNVIVAQRLVRRICQHCKAPVTISAAQLKSLGISEEQAAKASFHRGRGCVKCNGSGCRGRVAIFEMLTLSSKLRDMIFENASVEALRKQAIKEGMRTLRVSALSKAFQGMITLEEAALFSGRT; encoded by the coding sequence ATGAACCAGCCCCCGCAAATCACTCCAAAGGTGTCGGCTTCGCCCCCACCGATCAAAGACGCCTTGCAGAGCGACAAGACAGGCAGCGAGAACATTGCGTTTTGCGACTCGATCTTTGCCAAGGCGTTCAAAGCGGGCGCGTCGGACATTCACTTCGAACCGTTCGAGCAAGCGTTCCGCGTCCGCATGCGAGTCGACGGCGTGCTGTCCCAGATCGCAGCCGGCCCCGCCGCCGAATACCCCCAACTCTCCTCACGCGTCAAAGTCCTGTCAGAACTGGACATCGCCGAACGGCGACGGCCCCAGGAAGGCCGATTGAAATTGGTCATCGATAATCGCAGCATCGACTATCGGGTGTCGTCGGTCCCCACCCGATTTGGCGAAAAAATCGTCTTGCGGATCGTCGACGCCACCGGGCTGAAAGCCGACCTGACCAAGCTGGGCATGAACCCCAAAGAAGCCCAGTTGATGGCCCAGGCGACGGGCCAACAGTACGGCATGTGCCTGGTCACCGGACCGACCGGCAGCGGAAAAACCACGACGCTCTACTCGGCGCTCAATCGCCTGAACCAGATGGACCGCAACATCTCGACGATCGAAGACCCGGTCGAATTTGACGTGTTCGGCATCACCCAGATCAACGTCAAACGCGAACTGAACATGGACTTCGCCCAAGTCCTGCGGTTGCTGTTGCGGCAAGACCCGGATGTGATTCTGGTCGGCGAAATCCGTGACACCGAAACCGCCAAGACGTCGTTTCAAGCGGCGATGACCGGCCACATGGTGCTGTCGACGCTGCACACCAACGACACCGTTTCGGCCATCGCACGTCTGCGTGACATGGAAATCGAACCGTTCTTGATCACCGCCGGCTTGAACGTCATCGTCGCACAGCGGCTGGTGCGACGGATTTGCCAACACTGCAAAGCCCCCGTCACGATCTCTGCCGCCCAACTCAAATCGCTCGGCATCAGCGAAGAACAAGCCGCCAAGGCGAGCTTCCATCGCGGACGGGGCTGCGTCAAATGCAACGGATCAGGCTGTCGCGGTCGTGTCGCCATCTTTGAAATGCTGACACTGTCCTCGAAACTTCGCGACATGATCTTTGAAAATGCATCGGTCGAAGCACTCCGCAAACAAGCGATCAAGGAAGGCATGCGAACGCTGCGCGTCAGTGCGCTCAGCAAAGCCTTTCAAGGCATGATCACGCTGGAAGAAGCCGCCCTATTCTCCGGCCGGACCTAG
- a CDS encoding site-2 protease family protein, with protein sequence MFFKLSAPHVSIREYMYEGNVITMPIVLLIAVIVKLLRIPIPGSTDIPAVESLQPFRVPAEKVDPEILKAITDLDLQVHELGFTRIDLIGINDRQNNTRYGGAAYRSADGDSVAWIRYRLWPNLERRNKYARLALTSLGPAGEIILTTAATRDLLDPPDWHVEYHPKVDANQLRDLHQQHVRRVLGSARPMIAGDTESAFDLLEHTHREFVEFQLDRGVFVRATPSSTTPSSVTPHAVSSDMAATTIASSAEDDVVVAELVEEAERVEEFVDGDDAAVQTPPVDETLPIIEAVRKQETKQSGWLTKLLILAVSIGLFIGLGAWQWELELVLILVPILLVHELGHYVAMKAFGYKNIHMFFIPLLGAAVSGRHYRVSGWKKSIVALAGPLPSIVLGLVLGGVGFWFENEWCAKGAVITLILNVLNLAPFLPLDGGQVAHVTLFSRSKVIDLLFRIGTITILMLVAWLLEAKLLFGIGIAMALGLPTVWRTMTVTESIRRRDLPEPDNDRMPEEAIRVIADEIQRANLPTQSTSTLAKLTLSVYENVIARPPSWPATVGIWALYFAGLFVGVIGMFAITLATVGGGMFDDFPEFETHYERVETEDGQFRLGKPNADPKKTKLDLLAWRFADVDTATLAYDELVETTDDSVARLGDFVFTSTVVDSAEVEVIDGDFGEDFETFAENDPRLDLLRGARWRRSFFGTQPQLIVVVSAEQANDLIRATESIPYNIGDSVAIAPWTPKIQATEAQRQLQAKLLVLQGKSDPLPWEHAPPPDRDDSTDEDETMGFRNQMRQSAERFEQIQRNRLDWIGEQAESSEGTTRQLYNAFLDFESESTAWRQDERPYEQKGPPPTLPDYLMPLLPELGYLHPNHPLRATSVNVDAYQWTPDAADTAFAETFPLEQDGRSRVYLQLTPTRDAAAAYATVHAWLKNQGIETVVWSYETVVE encoded by the coding sequence ATGTTCTTCAAACTGAGCGCGCCGCACGTTTCGATTCGCGAATACATGTACGAAGGCAACGTGATCACGATGCCGATCGTGTTGCTGATCGCGGTGATTGTCAAACTGTTGCGGATCCCGATCCCCGGCTCCACCGACATCCCGGCCGTCGAATCGCTGCAACCGTTTCGCGTGCCGGCGGAAAAGGTCGACCCGGAGATCCTCAAAGCGATCACGGATTTGGACCTGCAAGTCCACGAACTGGGATTCACCCGCATCGATCTGATCGGTATCAACGACCGACAAAACAACACGCGTTACGGAGGTGCGGCCTACCGCTCGGCCGACGGCGACTCGGTCGCCTGGATCCGCTATCGACTCTGGCCCAACCTGGAACGGCGCAATAAGTATGCACGCCTGGCGTTGACTTCACTCGGCCCGGCCGGCGAAATCATCCTGACGACCGCCGCGACACGCGACCTGCTCGATCCGCCCGACTGGCACGTCGAATACCATCCCAAAGTCGACGCGAATCAGCTGCGTGATCTGCACCAGCAACACGTCCGCCGCGTGCTGGGAAGCGCCCGGCCGATGATCGCCGGCGACACCGAATCCGCCTTCGATTTACTCGAACACACGCATCGCGAATTCGTCGAATTCCAACTCGATCGCGGCGTGTTCGTTCGAGCGACGCCCAGCAGCACGACGCCCAGCAGCGTGACGCCCCACGCCGTGTCTTCTGACATGGCCGCCACGACGATTGCGAGCTCCGCCGAAGACGATGTGGTGGTCGCCGAGTTGGTCGAGGAAGCCGAACGCGTCGAGGAGTTTGTCGACGGCGACGACGCGGCCGTACAAACGCCCCCTGTCGATGAAACGCTGCCGATCATTGAAGCGGTCCGCAAACAGGAAACGAAGCAATCCGGCTGGCTCACCAAACTGTTGATCTTGGCCGTTTCGATCGGATTGTTTATCGGACTCGGTGCCTGGCAATGGGAACTGGAACTCGTGTTGATCTTGGTCCCGATCCTGCTGGTGCACGAACTGGGACATTACGTGGCGATGAAAGCGTTCGGATACAAGAACATCCACATGTTCTTCATTCCGTTGTTGGGCGCCGCAGTCAGTGGTCGTCACTATCGCGTCAGCGGTTGGAAAAAGTCGATCGTCGCCTTGGCCGGTCCGCTCCCGAGCATCGTGTTGGGCTTGGTGCTCGGCGGCGTCGGTTTTTGGTTCGAAAACGAATGGTGCGCCAAGGGTGCGGTGATCACGTTGATTCTGAATGTGTTGAACCTGGCACCGTTTCTGCCCCTCGACGGCGGCCAAGTCGCCCACGTGACGCTGTTCTCTCGTTCCAAAGTCATCGATCTGCTGTTCCGGATCGGCACCATCACGATCTTGATGCTGGTCGCATGGTTGCTGGAGGCCAAGCTGCTGTTCGGGATCGGAATCGCGATGGCACTCGGTTTGCCGACGGTTTGGCGGACGATGACGGTCACCGAATCGATTCGCCGACGTGACCTGCCCGAGCCCGACAACGACCGGATGCCCGAGGAAGCGATCCGCGTGATCGCCGATGAGATCCAGCGCGCCAACCTGCCGACCCAAAGCACCTCGACGCTCGCCAAGTTGACGCTGTCGGTTTACGAAAACGTGATCGCCCGGCCCCCGAGTTGGCCGGCGACCGTGGGGATCTGGGCGTTGTATTTCGCAGGCCTGTTCGTCGGTGTGATCGGCATGTTCGCGATCACGTTGGCCACCGTCGGCGGCGGAATGTTCGACGACTTTCCCGAGTTCGAAACGCACTACGAACGCGTCGAAACCGAAGACGGGCAGTTTCGGCTCGGCAAACCGAACGCGGACCCCAAGAAAACGAAACTCGACTTGCTGGCTTGGCGGTTCGCCGACGTCGACACGGCCACACTGGCCTATGACGAACTGGTCGAAACAACCGATGACTCCGTCGCGCGACTCGGCGACTTCGTTTTCACCAGCACGGTGGTCGACTCGGCAGAAGTGGAAGTCATCGATGGCGACTTCGGCGAGGACTTCGAAACGTTTGCCGAAAACGATCCACGACTCGACCTGCTGCGGGGCGCCCGCTGGCGACGGTCGTTCTTCGGAACACAACCGCAATTGATCGTCGTCGTCTCCGCCGAACAGGCGAACGACCTGATCCGGGCGACCGAAAGCATCCCCTACAACATCGGAGACTCCGTGGCGATCGCACCCTGGACGCCCAAGATCCAGGCGACCGAAGCTCAACGACAACTGCAGGCCAAACTCCTCGTCCTGCAAGGCAAATCCGATCCGCTGCCGTGGGAACACGCTCCGCCGCCCGACCGGGATGACTCCACAGACGAAGACGAAACGATGGGCTTTCGCAACCAGATGCGGCAGTCCGCCGAACGCTTTGAACAGATCCAACGGAATCGTCTCGACTGGATCGGCGAGCAAGCTGAATCCAGCGAGGGAACGACACGCCAACTCTACAACGCGTTCCTGGACTTCGAATCCGAGTCCACAGCATGGCGACAAGACGAACGTCCCTACGAGCAAAAGGGACCGCCGCCGACGCTGCCGGACTACCTCATGCCGCTCCTGCCCGAACTCGGGTACCTGCACCCCAACCATCCGCTCCGCGCGACCAGCGTCAACGTCGACGCGTACCAATGGACCCCGGACGCCGCAGACACCGCGTTCGCCGAGACCTTTCCCCTGGAACAGGACGGCCGATCACGCGTCTACCTGCAACTCACCCCCACCCGCGACGCCGCCGCCGCTTACGCCACCGTCCACGCCTGGCTGAAAAACCAAGGCATCGAAACCGTTGTCTGGAGCTACGAGACGGTGGTGGAGTGA
- a CDS encoding HAD family hydrolase, whose protein sequence is MNANDFERYEGLIFDCDGTLADSMPVHYVAWRDTLMRHGIEFKEDRFYSMGGMPSAKIVALLAKERGLRVDAEAVAAEKESHFQGLIDQVRPMHAVCQIAAAFRGKKPMAVASGSGRVVVAKQLVALQIDDWFPVVVTSEDTERHKPEPDVFLEAARRIQVAPENCVVFEDSPLGFQAAAAAGMDWVDVR, encoded by the coding sequence ATGAACGCGAACGATTTTGAACGATACGAAGGCTTGATTTTTGACTGCGACGGCACGCTGGCCGACTCGATGCCGGTCCATTATGTCGCTTGGCGCGACACGCTGATGCGGCACGGGATCGAATTCAAGGAAGACCGATTCTATTCGATGGGAGGGATGCCGAGTGCCAAGATTGTCGCCCTGTTGGCCAAAGAACGCGGTCTGCGGGTGGATGCCGAGGCGGTCGCGGCTGAAAAAGAATCGCATTTTCAGGGTTTGATCGATCAGGTCCGGCCGATGCACGCGGTTTGCCAGATCGCGGCGGCGTTTCGGGGGAAAAAACCGATGGCGGTGGCCAGCGGCAGCGGCCGAGTCGTCGTCGCCAAGCAATTGGTCGCCCTGCAAATCGACGATTGGTTTCCCGTCGTCGTCACGTCCGAAGACACCGAGCGCCACAAGCCCGAGCCGGACGTTTTTCTGGAGGCGGCGCGACGAATTCAGGTGGCTCCGGAAAACTGTGTCGTTTTTGAGGATTCTCCGCTCGGATTCCAAGCCGCCGCGGCTGCCGGGATGGATTGGGTCGATGTCCGATAG
- a CDS encoding alpha/beta fold hydrolase, producing MSGQKMEDEIGEACPHCGIDGGAGQIAGAGQIAGAGQIAGAGQIAGAGQIAGAGQGSCSRCGFPMAVYRTLNVAPKENRPTATRSSIEFQNAGALIRLADHDGVIVGRGDRAMDGWDVQTFRHRELQERHVAFLSGDSDSIWLVDLCADQASVFVDGRSTHLCQLVDGAVVQIGPLAWKFNQTKRMLAPVTPIAGFDLAVDAEVEGRLTATKLHLSRGQMTALVGPSGCGKSTLLETIRDGSGLADGVETGGRVFFVPQRDLVHQDLRIGDALQAIAGFYQRELLPFEIDAALDSVGLPTSAKEKFPAELSGGQLRRFRIAGALLSGAGVIVLDEPDSGLDHETAGEVIALLHSLAVRGATIVAVTHHRHVLETFDRVITMRPTPEGGAVEDSAVEDSGATVAPAADESGAMGEEDDVSSALYRLASRMAILLRRERQKLTSPKLSRLALGPIRIPHFVIGMLLVPFLFAVAIAISVPTDPDRDVADGLYGEMAPINRLGFLAVVSVIWMSASGSHLSITRDRELYDYERSYGLTWGQVLAAKSLVLSLAGLLQTLVFAGLLYVIRDRWLARSFFVDERVTQLPGVVVVLLGVSVAATMLGLLISALAGRAPLVATAILPVVMMFQILFSAPFAISDPDGYEPLADYDSLTVFPAESDVADEDDWEEEWEDDWVEEQRPLWATSLFSYATLSRYGDQWLRSFAVTTEPPEQARSFQWASAAALALISGLCFVASWIVLWMQSTRLGIRRVRAAATLVAALVLAVTPNAASCQQPTPQPDQPASTTIRLALVDGRYDETKLRRTLGGRAGDAPRWRELGNQDRIGLVALELVGKIEFTLNDRELVIELKQTPKWELMKQLAPPRLIGREDVDDSGDVVVFVHGLEGSESTFDRAAEALAERGIASMRFEYPNDGPPDEIGHRLAEQLIEFGREHPGVRVHLVAHSLGGLVSTWAVTEPDFPSRIVPNVVTLGTPFRGSALAAFHDELELFDVAFRLITGTPGALNTIADGRGEAAEALDPESEFLARLHRRDRPAGIRFHLAAGTKSFLTASRRERLAARLPGELARLAVSPAYAARIEKLTQAEELFEGVGDGAVTVESALGLPNPASRKTFSLTHTGLVSADDPLEWVLSVTGLAEPEKPLAK from the coding sequence TTGAGTGGTCAAAAAATGGAGGACGAGATCGGCGAGGCGTGTCCGCATTGTGGGATCGATGGCGGGGCAGGGCAGATCGCCGGGGCAGGGCAGATCGCCGGGGCAGGGCAGATCGCCGGGGCAGGGCAGATCGCCGGGGCAGGGCAGATCGCCGGGGCAGGGCAGGGGAGTTGTTCGCGATGCGGGTTCCCGATGGCCGTCTACCGGACGCTGAATGTTGCGCCGAAAGAGAATAGACCGACCGCGACTCGGTCATCGATTGAATTTCAGAACGCGGGCGCGTTGATTCGGTTGGCCGATCATGACGGGGTGATCGTGGGCCGCGGCGATCGGGCGATGGATGGATGGGATGTCCAAACGTTTCGCCATCGCGAACTGCAAGAGCGGCATGTCGCTTTCTTATCCGGCGACTCCGATTCGATCTGGTTGGTCGATCTTTGTGCGGACCAGGCAAGCGTGTTTGTCGATGGTCGATCAACGCATCTGTGTCAGCTGGTCGACGGCGCGGTGGTTCAAATCGGTCCGCTGGCGTGGAAGTTCAACCAGACCAAACGCATGTTGGCGCCGGTCACGCCGATCGCCGGATTCGATCTGGCCGTGGATGCGGAAGTCGAAGGCCGTCTGACGGCGACCAAGCTGCACCTTTCGCGTGGCCAAATGACGGCGTTGGTCGGACCGAGTGGTTGTGGCAAGTCGACGTTGTTGGAAACGATTCGCGACGGCAGCGGATTGGCCGACGGCGTTGAAACGGGCGGGCGTGTGTTCTTTGTGCCGCAGCGTGATTTGGTGCACCAGGATTTAAGGATTGGCGATGCGTTGCAGGCGATCGCGGGTTTTTATCAACGCGAATTGCTGCCGTTTGAGATCGACGCGGCACTCGATTCGGTGGGGCTGCCGACGTCGGCCAAGGAGAAGTTTCCGGCGGAACTCAGCGGCGGACAATTGCGTCGGTTTCGGATCGCCGGCGCGCTGTTGTCCGGAGCCGGAGTGATTGTGCTGGACGAGCCCGACAGTGGGTTGGACCATGAAACGGCCGGCGAAGTGATCGCGTTGTTGCACTCGTTGGCCGTCCGCGGTGCGACCATCGTTGCCGTCACCCACCACCGCCATGTGCTGGAGACGTTTGATCGCGTGATCACGATGCGGCCGACGCCGGAGGGAGGTGCGGTCGAAGACAGTGCGGTCGAAGACAGTGGCGCCACCGTTGCACCTGCGGCGGATGAGTCGGGGGCGATGGGCGAGGAGGACGACGTTTCTTCCGCGCTGTACCGGCTTGCAAGTCGGATGGCGATTCTGCTTCGTCGCGAACGGCAAAAACTGACCTCGCCCAAGTTGTCGCGTCTCGCTCTGGGGCCGATCCGCATCCCGCACTTCGTGATCGGCATGCTGTTGGTCCCGTTCTTGTTTGCCGTGGCGATCGCGATCAGCGTGCCGACGGATCCCGATCGGGACGTCGCCGATGGGTTGTATGGCGAGATGGCACCGATCAACCGATTGGGGTTCTTGGCGGTGGTGTCGGTGATTTGGATGTCGGCCAGCGGCAGCCATCTGTCGATCACCCGCGATCGGGAACTTTACGACTACGAACGTTCTTACGGTTTGACCTGGGGGCAAGTGCTGGCGGCCAAGTCACTGGTGCTCTCGCTTGCCGGGCTGTTGCAAACCCTGGTCTTTGCGGGATTGCTGTACGTGATTCGGGACCGGTGGCTGGCGCGTTCGTTTTTCGTGGACGAGCGGGTGACGCAATTGCCGGGCGTCGTCGTCGTGTTGTTGGGCGTCTCGGTCGCCGCCACGATGCTGGGATTATTGATCTCGGCCCTGGCCGGCCGGGCGCCGTTGGTGGCGACCGCAATCTTGCCGGTCGTGATGATGTTTCAGATCCTATTTAGCGCGCCGTTTGCGATTTCGGATCCCGACGGCTACGAGCCGCTGGCCGACTATGATTCGTTGACGGTGTTTCCGGCTGAATCGGACGTCGCGGACGAAGACGATTGGGAAGAGGAGTGGGAGGACGATTGGGTGGAAGAACAACGACCGCTGTGGGCCACGTCTCTGTTTTCGTATGCGACGTTGTCCCGTTACGGTGACCAGTGGTTGCGTTCGTTCGCGGTGACCACCGAGCCGCCCGAGCAAGCACGCTCGTTCCAGTGGGCGTCGGCCGCCGCGCTGGCATTGATCTCCGGGCTGTGTTTTGTGGCGTCGTGGATCGTGTTGTGGATGCAATCGACGCGGCTGGGCATCCGTCGCGTCCGTGCTGCGGCGACGCTGGTTGCCGCCCTGGTGCTGGCCGTCACGCCGAACGCGGCGTCCTGCCAACAGCCCACCCCGCAACCCGACCAGCCGGCATCGACCACGATTCGGTTGGCGTTGGTCGACGGGCGTTATGACGAAACCAAATTGCGCCGCACCTTGGGCGGGCGAGCCGGTGACGCGCCGCGGTGGCGGGAGCTTGGCAATCAAGATCGGATCGGATTGGTCGCCTTGGAGCTGGTCGGCAAGATCGAGTTCACGCTCAATGACCGCGAGTTGGTGATCGAGTTGAAGCAGACGCCCAAGTGGGAACTGATGAAACAATTGGCGCCGCCGCGGCTGATCGGGCGGGAGGATGTCGATGATTCCGGCGACGTTGTGGTGTTCGTGCACGGATTGGAGGGCAGCGAGTCCACGTTTGACCGTGCGGCCGAGGCGTTGGCCGAGCGTGGGATTGCGTCGATGCGGTTTGAGTACCCCAACGACGGGCCCCCGGACGAAATCGGTCATCGGCTGGCCGAGCAGTTGATCGAATTCGGGCGGGAGCATCCCGGAGTGCGCGTCCATTTGGTGGCCCATTCACTCGGCGGTCTCGTGTCGACTTGGGCGGTCACCGAGCCTGATTTCCCGTCGCGAATCGTTCCCAACGTGGTGACGCTGGGGACTCCGTTTCGCGGCTCGGCCCTGGCGGCGTTTCACGACGAGCTGGAGTTGTTCGACGTGGCGTTTCGGTTGATCACCGGGACTCCGGGGGCGCTCAACACGATTGCCGACGGGCGGGGGGAGGCGGCCGAAGCGTTGGATCCGGAGAGCGAGTTTTTGGCGCGTTTGCATCGGCGGGACCGACCGGCGGGGATTCGGTTCCACTTGGCGGCGGGGACGAAGAGTTTTCTGACCGCGTCACGGCGCGAGCGATTGGCGGCACGCCTGCCCGGTGAACTCGCGCGTCTGGCGGTTTCTCCGGCCTATGCCGCCCGCATCGAGAAGCTGACGCAGGCCGAGGAGCTGTTTGAGGGGGTGGGTGATGGTGCGGTGACGGTAGAAAGTGCGTTGGGCTTGCCGAATCCGGCGAGCAGGAAGACTTTTTCGCTGACTCACACCGGTTTGGTGTCTGCGGATGATCCACTAGAGTGGGTGTTGTCGGTCACCGGGTTGGCCGAACCGGAGAAACCGCTGGCAAAGTAG
- the rpsP gene encoding 30S ribosomal protein S16, with protein MDQRSPRDGRVIEELGYYDPMCPETDARVQLKSDRVDHWLSVGAQPSEKVAVLIKKYGTEGTHLDAQKEALERLGKRKEYTPAPAEAPKPVAKEEPAAEAAPAEEAAAEGESVAEAEATAE; from the coding sequence ATGGACCAGCGGTCGCCGCGCGACGGTCGGGTGATCGAAGAGTTGGGCTATTACGACCCGATGTGCCCCGAAACCGATGCCCGCGTTCAACTCAAAAGCGATCGCGTCGACCACTGGTTGAGCGTCGGCGCGCAGCCGAGTGAAAAGGTCGCCGTGCTGATCAAAAAGTACGGCACCGAGGGGACGCACCTGGACGCCCAAAAAGAAGCGCTTGAGCGACTCGGCAAGCGAAAGGAATACACGCCGGCACCCGCCGAAGCACCCAAGCCGGTCGCCAAAGAAGAGCCGGCCGCCGAAGCAGCGCCGGCCGAAGAAGCTGCCGCGGAAGGTGAGTCGGTTGCCGAAGCCGAAGCGACCGCCGAGTGA